Below is a window of Xyrauchen texanus isolate HMW12.3.18 chromosome 1, RBS_HiC_50CHRs, whole genome shotgun sequence DNA.
GTAGTCTATTTACTCATTTAAATCATCACGAACTATCAGGAACTACCTCGCATTTAGTTAAGAGAGGAAATACAGTCTTGCTTCTCATTTGCCTTTGTCGGCAGGTGCACAGCCTTTGGGATTGAAATGAATTTGCATGCCAGCTGGTAGGCCTGCAAAGCACAGGTTTGAACCTGACAGCTGTCACTCGAGTCACTGAAAACAGTGGGGTGAAACAGCTCCTTGTCTGTATTGTTTATTGATCATGATAGGATGATGTGGCCCTGAGGTTCATTTTAACATTGTGCTTAGTGTTGGTATGCTTGCTACACTGTACAAACAGTTTTAGATAGCTTGGctccattttatttttcaatgctaGACAGACATACATTCAGGCACTCTTTGTTCAAGTTTTTGACAATTATTTGCATCATTAATAATCAgtgttaattttattaataataataatccaataATATGAACACTATTATTATTGGAGTGTGCGTTTACATacgaatgaataaaaataatattttttggtcTGTTATAAATGATGGCGCCAGTCAATTGTAGATCAACTTCATCCTCTTTTGAGCTGGTGGatcgatttttgtttttttgtaaacaaacaatgtGTCAGACACAATCTCTCCACTCGAAAACTCCTCTGTATCTCTCACAGCCAATCTCAGACTaacaatatataacaaaaaaTTACAATCTTCAGAATCATTCAGCATCACATGTGTTAATGGGAACAGATCTATTTTTCCTCTCACAATAAATCTGGGAGCTCAATAGATTTTATACACtggaaaaatgaacaaaacataatACATGTGAGATCAACAAATGGGGAACAAGTAACGTGTCGGACACAATTTCTCCACTCAAACTCATcctaaagtgcaaaaaaaaaaagtgttttctatCATGCACTCTCCAACCACATCACCGCTAGCAAAGCCAGCTTTCATCTTTCTTAAATTAACTGATTGAGAAAAAACTGATAACTTGAAATACAAcagcattattttattattattattattattattattattatatcattatatcatTATTTGTATCCCAGTGTAACTTTCATTATGaacttttatttttctctcttttcacaGGTTGGGCATCTGTTCGTTTCACACAAAACTTAAATTTGGAGTGTGGAATGAGAATTTTGGGTGAGGGAGACAGAAACCGGTTCGCGAGTAAGTGTCTTCATCGCTCATGTGTATTAGCATAATGTTGCCTGGCGTGGGTGTATTTGGAACAGGGCAGACAGTGCGCATCCTGGTGCCATTACTCCAAAAAGAGGGCTTCCCTGTTCCGGCTGTTTGGGGTCATATGCAAGAAGAGGCAGAGTCACTGGCCAGTGAGTTGGACATTCCCTTCTTTACCAGCCAGACTGATGATGTACTGCTACATCCAGAGGTCCATCTTGTTTGCATATTGACACCTCCACCACATACACGTCAGATTGCGGTAAAAGCTCTAGGTGAGACTTATCCATTCTTCAATGAATACATTAAATCTTTCCCTTCCTCTTCTGATCTTAATTGTCCATGTCAACTCAGGGGAATGGGCTGGGTTCCTTCCTGGATTCGACCAGAGTGTTTACTGGTCTGCTGTTTACATTACTTTTTGGCACTAGCTAAAGTGAGTGCTTTCCAGCATGTGAATGCTTTCCAGCATGCTGATCAAATGTTTCCCAGTGCAATCTCAGACCACAGTAAAGCCCCAAAAGTGTAAGATTGTGATTATAAAGCAGTTGCTTCAAGCTGAATTTTTCTAGGGATAAGGGCATTTTCACGTTCACGTCCTAAAATTAAAAGCTATGATATTCTATGAaggtgcacacactggcatcacCGCTTGGCATCTGTCGGTGGCACCACATTGCAAAACTTGCATGGTTTCtcattaaatttgacccaaatcattatcaatggacatagattatttactttgGCCATCACTAGATGGTACATTGTGTATATTGGTGCGTTCAAGTCTTTCTGGGAAGTTCATAATTAAGAGGTCGGAGATCGTGAATATGATGTGATGTGCGTTCAAGTGATTTTAGTCGGAAACAACAGACACGTTTTgcaatttaagtttttttttctcatactgCCAAAGACTGGAAGCTTTTTTTTATCATCAATGCAACAATGAAAGCTGCACATTAGGTGTGTAATTAATGCTTTATCTGTCAAGTTTATCATTCTTGTGTGGCTACATATAATGAtgggaaatttagttttattgcaCAAGCCTGTCGCTTCATAAACCAGCTAAAATTAGTTTCTGGCAAGCTTTATTGTTATTCTTCATTAACAGTACAGCATACAGACTGAACTGCACATTCAAAATCTGCAAGCAAAATGGAATTATTACCAATAGAAATTTGCTTCCGCTATTATTCTTAAATCGACCCCccccaactcggaaagtcggGGCTTGTAATTACGACTATTTAGTAGTGTTCATGCATGCTCAACTCACAAATGCGATCATTCTGACTAGACTTGAACACACCAGTGCATCTTTCATGTATTTTTAGTTTTGAGTACTTGtaagtctttttgtggtttgaaagGTTGAATGAAACCAATTTAAGGCTACATACAGAAAAATTGCTTTATAAACGTCACTATTTCTAATCGTTCAAtttgcgcagttacaccagtttcaaaCACTAACCTAACAAACTCCTCAatatcactttgttcattcttgaagtacaaaaaccttcgcAAATTTTGTTTGTATGGTGACTTATTCACTACTTTGGACTGCCACTTGCACCGCATCGATGCATCATTCAGTATTAAAATCATTTTTTCCCAATTAAAATTTAtattcctaaagaaattaattgtaattttgaaacgtatgtataaaatcatattgaatgatgctgcatccacaccactagttgtcattgtaagtccaagatgacacaaacaaaaagttactgagtgcgcATTTAAGtaaagtaaatgttatatcacccccatGTGGTCTCACAAAACTATTACGCCAGTCTACATGAAACGGAAGGCTAACTGACAGTGAATTAGAAAGCACACAAAATAGGCATCAAATTTAAATGTCGTCTAATGGTAATATAttaatgcctcaaaaatatatctaGAAAATAACGTGCTGTTCAATAATTTATGATAATTAAAATTATATGACATtcctatttttttatatttccactGTATactgatttctttctttctttgtaggTATAGGTAAAAATGTGATCAGTGATCAGGCTGCTACGCTGACAGATGCCTGTAAGATGGTGACAGCGGCAAGATATTACCCACAGCTTATGAGTATCATGGGAAATTCTCTGCGTTTCTTGCCCGCCTTTGTCCATATGAAACGCCTGCTGGGGGAGGGTTATTGTGGGACTTTACAGGTAATTTCATTATGAATTTCCCCCAAAATTAATCACTGATATTAATTTGTTTCATAGctagcaaattaaaaaaaaagtttgagcaACAGTTAttgcatcaaaataataaaataaaaaaactaccaGTACCTGTAATTATTGATGAGAGAGAAAAGTTATTGTATGCCTTATCTCAGACTAGCCACGATAATAAACTCATTCACTTCTTTTTTTCCTTTGGCAAGGTGTGTGAAGCACGTGTATATGGAGGCTCACTTCTCAGCCAATCATATGGTTGGGCATGGGAGGAGCTTATGGGGGGAGGTGGCCTGCACAAAATTGGCTCTTGTATAATTGACCTCCTGAGCCACCTCACTGGGCATCGGGCTATGCGAGTGCATGGAATGCTTCGGACGTTTGTACATCAAGGTGGCCCAGGAATTCGTTCTGTAACTGCAGATGACTACGCTTGCTTTCAGCTGCTGATGAGTGGAGGTGCAGTCTGCAGCGTGACATTAAACTTTAATCTGCCTGGCACAGATCTGCATGAGGTCATGCTTGTGGGGTCATCAGGGAGACTCATTGCTCGCGGAACAGAGCTTTATGGCCAACGGACCAACATGCAAGTAGAAGAGCTTCTACTGAATGAAGATGGTGGGACTGGAGGAGGAGTAGGGCCATCTGTCAGTGGGCTGAATGCCATGGTGACTCAGCTCCGACTTTCCTTTCAGGCACAAGAGGACAGGCGCTCTTGGGCACGGCATCCTGTTTCCATGGCAGCCACCTTTGAGGATGGGCTCTATGTACAGACTGTTGTGGATGCCATCAAACGATCAAATCGCACTGGGGAGTGGGAGTCAGTGGAGGTCAAGATTCAGGACATAGACTCAAACCACAACCACAGAGCCCTGCTAAACTAACACCACACATGGTTACATTCAACATAAACTATTCTTTATCCCTTAAAAGACCAAGAGCTGCTAACATCATTCAGCTGCCTTTACCATAACATATCAGTACTCACATTTTAAACAGAAAGAGCCTGAAACATAATGCATTAATTTCATAGGCCTTTCTAACTGACATTTTTGCAAGGAACTTGATAACcaagttcaagttcacctgtacTTGCGCCAATGCTTACACTGGAGATGCATCACTGGACAGAAATTATAGTTTGAGGGTTGTTTTTGTTACTAATTTACTGTAACAGAAAGCCTAGCTGTGAAATACACTTTCTGTGCTTTGAATTTGAGCCCctgatgtttttatattttatgtcaaTACTAAATATGCTCTTAAGTTGCACAAAGTTtcttgaattatatttttattgtagaaTTCCTCTGTGCACTGTTTAAGCATGAGATACAGGTTGGTGTagttttcattatatttaataatttacctaattttatttttgtaatatggtTTTGACTAATATACtatgtgcaaaaaataaataaaatgcatatttaaaaaaaaaaaccctgctgGTCGGCAAACGGTACAGTCAGCGCCTATCCTAAAGGGGGCGGTCAAATAGTGCCATCAGTCATTCAACATTCAAAGCCTTGTAGTTCGAAAATGGCGGCACGAAAGCGAAGTATAGTCTGGTCGTTCTTCCAAGCTGAGGATGACAGGAGAGTATTATGTCTTCTCTGTATGAAGACGGTTTTGTATTTTGGTCACACGACGAACATGCTTCGCCATTTACGAACAAAACACCCGTCTGATTTTTCATCCTTGGACAAAAGGAAACCCGCGACAGATGCAGCATCCAAGCGAAACGACAGCGGCTGTGTGGAAGGTATGAAGGGTTAAATCATGTTCTAGTGTCAAACATCGTGCACACTACTGAAACAGACTCGTATATGTTTTTTGCAAGACTGGCTTGTTGGGGAACTTAAAAGCTACATcatttaatgttaaataattCTGAGTATATTTTCAGTATTCTGGCCTACTTTGCACGTGCTTTTTTCTTGTTATATCTGAGTCTAGGAGGTATTACAGTTTTTGTTTGTAACCCTTCACAAAAGCGGCTGTTGTGATTGTGCGATTCAGGATCGTCGACTCTGAAAGAAACGGTTCATATTACAGAGTCTATCGGATCGTGATAACAAAATGTCAGGGCTGTAGATCGATGTCGCAAAGCCGCCATGTTGTTATGAAACGATCGCACATTACACCGCTCACTGTTTGAACGCTTGTACGCGTTTTTCAGGGGATACACAATCGTTATTTGGCTATTTTCACCTACTCGAGTCGATTCGATTCGACTGGGCTTGTTCAGTcgaatgaacgaatcttttgagTCGTCTCGCTGATTTGGATCGGGAAAACACAGTGCTCTCAGCCCCCGCCCATCGAGTTAAACGAAGGGGAAATCCTCCAAACAGGAACGAAACCTTTCGTTTTAGCGAAATAGTATCACGCTCTGGTCATTTATATTGTACATTGGTCGTTTTTATGAAAGCTGAAGTGAAAAGTATTTGCGGCGAATATGTCACGTGATGCGCGATCTGGCATAAACCTGTATGGGcgccgtttaaaaaaaaaaacaagcagccTTCACCCTTTATTTGAATGTATACATAATTAATACAGATAATAAAGAGACAAAAATATGCAGTTACATTaatttaaaaagctttaaatgtTTCACAGTTTTCACGAGTCTAGGGTTACAATATaaaccttaaagggacagtccaccctcatgccatcccagatgtgtatgactttctcttctgcagaacacaaattaagattttttaaataatatttcagctcggtaggtttatacaatgcaagtaaatggtggcctgactttgaagctccaaaaagcacatgaaggcagcctaaaagtagtctatttcagtggttctcaacctttttgactccaaggccccccactGCCCAAGAGGACATTCGAagcccccttttttttttaaaacaaaaatagttGTTcaagggagtttttttttttttttttttattaaaataaagagtTTACATGTTATATCATGATTTTTagccctttttattattatttttataattgtatatgtAGTGTAGCAAATTCCTCTTCACACCCTTTTGGAAGTGGGCAGAGGCACCTAAGCGGGTCCTGGACCCCTGATCTatgtccagtggttaaatccttattTTCAGAGGCGACATGATGTGTGTAGTTAAAaggtcaatgtttaaaaaaaataaaatacaaaaacaaatgtttcactataaattctccctgcccaggCCAATAGATGGCGatatataaattatgcaaatcggcaaaagaagaatgtgaaagtggagatttataataaaaaaggactggtgttgttctgtttctcacctacacttatcataACAATCCTAAAGACTTTGAATATTTggagttgtctggagtacttttatgatgctttttttgtaacccattcacttgtattgaatggaccaatagtgctgagatattcttctaaaaatctttgttctgcagaagaaagaaagtcatacacatctgggatggcatgagggtgagtaaatgttgagagaattttcatttttgggtaaactatccctttaagatcagtattacaaaatgtattatactGAGGTCTTTTCTGTCCCAGCAGGTCTTTAGATCAAACCAAGGTACCCTACCTAGTGTGGTCTGGTTGAATACTGCAagtttttgtgaatttataaCATGAATTATGTCTGTTTATATTTAAGAGCAGCccaagttttaatataaaacacaataaatgacaatatttggaTAATCTGAACCCATGAAAGTTATCATGCGTTTTTCCACTGCAGGAACTTTTCCTCGATACTGGCCATTTTTAAAAGACCGGTTAGTAAGCTTCGCTAAAACTGaaatggatagatggacagatgctGCTGTGCAGGCTCTGCTGAGTATTTATGGAGAAGAAGAAATTCAGCGTGAGTTTGAAAAACATCGACCAGAACAGACACGAGAAGgtgtacaaaaaaattatttgaccgtCTCATCAAGCTTTGATGAcctcaaaattatatattttttttgactACAATAAAATAAGGATATAACATAATTTACATTGCATGCTTATCGTGTATATCGTTTGTACATTGTATAATGTATACTATATATTTCGCTCGTTCTACTGTTCAGTGCTTTAAACTTTGTAACgtttgttgtgtgtgtctgtcacaGCGTTGATTAAAGTTGTTTGTTGAAATCAGTGTTAGAAAACTCAATAGTTTGCATTGTTACTCTTTTGTACCTTTTGCATGATTATActtattcttaaaataaacaaaaaccatATAGTTGACTACAAAATGGTATGTAgtgttaaatgtgcactcagtcacTGGTACACTGGTgtttataaatgagtatagtaTATTGTGTATGTGCTTTCCCTGCTGTACTCCCGGATATGTTTTAGtctttctgctttgtttacttctTTTTCGGCTCCATCCGATGATGTGTGTTACTGTTCACGAACATGCACACAATTCAAAAACCTGTGAGAACGGCGCttctgtgtttacatggccaGGTTAGCCGCGTTCTCCAAGAGAAATCTAGGTGTGTTAatccactttctcttaatccattAAGTGGTGTAAGGAAACCTATGTTCTCATTTACATGCCGTatcagaatgccgctttctgcaaaaaccctgaaaTCGTTTTTTAAGTGCTTGTAAACTGGTTCATTATTATAACAGCGTCACATGTCAAATCTTAATTAAATTGAATTTTCTATGAAAAATCAGCTTTTAACAGAATAGGTGTAGTCTAGGGATAGGCATTATCGAGTAGTTGAGTACACTAACCCccctttaaaaaagtaattttctgctgcgccgttccctatcgagaggtctctcctattgcgtaagtagcttacgctatgggaaaactcagtttctcgagaaatattgaagtctttatgtaaaacgcattgcagctgcacagcagacagtaatgagcgaggcagctcggtcattggctgtgctgcggcaactgctcgaaccaaagacgggcgactctgaacgcgatCAATGGCGCTCAGCAGGCCAGAgcccgaaattagcatagccaggctatataatgggcacccgtcatacgagttcctttagatttaatctccttcagcgaagacctcctcttcactggatcctccggattgttggagtctttcgccgccgttgacaagcctacagcaggactgctaagaggacgcaggcgccttcagccgccttcgaagccttctgctacgccatccggcgcgcatcactatatcctttttactaagctactttgcaagtgttcgcctttgcgacactttttgtatttagtaaaagagcaaattcgaggcgttgttccaaatgccttcgacctgcgcctcgtgcagaggccttcttcctgacagggaccgtcacattatctgcactcgctgcctgggacctgaccacgcagaagctgctttcactcgaggcggatgccccgaatgtgactccctgggcctcaacgagccgcttcggcgcgaacgagcctgctaccaccgtgctgccgtcccctctgttcgagccgcgtaAGAACAAGCGCcactcacggaggccgccagagtggacttcagtgacgtcacgccgggccagtccccgcatgcttcaccaccacccgagaactccccgccgccagtccaattcacgcagacggaccagcacccctccaacagagcggtgggtctcatctcgttcggcgcgccaggggacgacggtgaaaaggatgacagcctttccaattggcgctgcatccgacgactggccgggctcggccttcgaccccgcgccgtcgacattagcggacacgagcacgggcaccagcacggtaagagagttcactgaacgcttcactgcagcgagcaaaacgtgtaaaacattacccagtccccttacaggcggctggaaatgtctgtacagcagtcaatggaccagtcacagaactcgctcacctgcaatcaaacgccgttttaacggcaacacacagaaatcacaagagtcattttctgcctgtgtcactaaggggtcacgtgtccacactaaagtgcgcactcccacatatcaatactgtccaaacagtgccgaatactttcccagctcgagctggacgccccataaatgtagatcgtgtgcctattgtcatgtatgcaccactacacacaagcactgttcccacagttataaacacttccccagtaaaagcggggaaatactataaatgtagcgcgcgtgcctgctgtcctgcacgcacccctacacacaaacgctgtatgcatgaccaaaaacatgcATAcacgcgagcgggaggctttatgtaagtggcgcgtgtgcctattacaatgtatgcacccccacctgtaaacactgtctatacagtttcaaacatttctccagctcacgatgcgagcattacggagatagcgtgcgtgcctgtaagctcacacgcacccctgcactcggcactcaacacggctgctcagcgcgcacctgcgcctctgggagctgtaaactcagtgttagcacaaggcaatttgccggtggggcccatacgtcactgcgacacgcccccagccaacattcagcccatatctgtgcgagcaaaagcctgggaaaaaatccctgacatgccaaaatgggttttgaacataataaaacacggttactcacttcagttcgctcgcagaccaccccgcttttcagcagtggtcgagacgaaagtgaggaaagatgtgtcacacgTTCTACGCACCGAtgtgctcgaactgatagagaagggcgctatagaaactgttcctccctctatgagcgaggcaggtttttacagccgctattttctcgtcccgaaaaaggacggtggcctccgccccatcctagatctcagacatctgaacaaagcttttatgattcgctcgttcagaatgttaacaaccaaacatatcctcgtgcAAGTTCGCCCTGGaggttggtttctatcagtggatttgaaagacgcttactttcacattccgatagcgcctcatcacaggccttttctgagattcgcttcgagggacagtcataccagtacacagtactaccattcgcctatcattggcccccgtacattcacgaaatgtatggacgcggcactttcccctgagacagcgggagtgcg
It encodes the following:
- the LOC127650381 gene encoding glucose-fructose oxidoreductase domain-containing protein 2-like; this encodes MCISIMLPGVGVFGTGQTVRILVPLLQKEGFPVPAVWGHMQEEAESLASELDIPFFTSQTDDVLLHPEVHLVCILTPPPHTRQIAVKALGIGKNVISDQAATLTDACKMVTAARYYPQLMSIMGNSLRFLPAFVHMKRLLGEGYCGTLQVCEARVYGGSLLSQSYGWAWEELMGGGGLHKIGSCIIDLLSHLTGHRAMRVHGMLRTFVHQGGPGIRSVTADDYACFQLLMSGGAVCSVTLNFNLPGTDLHEVMLVGSSGRLIARGTELYGQRTNMQVEELLLNEDGGTGGGVGPSVSGLNAMVTQLRLSFQAQEDRRSWARHPVSMAATFEDGLYVQTVVDAIKRSNRTGEWESVEVKIQDIDSNHNHRALLN